In the genome of Impatiens glandulifera chromosome 6, dImpGla2.1, whole genome shotgun sequence, the window gtgattatgaacactagGTTAGTTATAGAATATCTAGATTGTATTCTTAGTTAGTGATTCGATAACTCATAAATGTGAATGAATACTCTGTTGAACAAAGACAGATGTGACTCACGTGTATTTTGctcactcacgcgtattgtTTTACACTCACGCGTAATACTCACTCAAGAGAAATTTGCGGGTAGGTTTCATGGAAATACAATGTGCCAAGAATTGCCCACAAGTTTGTTGCAATGGATCTATTGGATATGAGACTCCTATCCATTAGATCCACTGCAACAAATTTGTGGGCAAGTTGCTTCATTGGATTTCCATAAAACTCTACCAGCAAACTCCTTAtcggttatttatttattgttgaactgttttcaattgcagctcaagctcaagtaattaattactttgatggagagtggaaaaaaCTACGGATGGTGTTACTCATTTTGCTACAAAGTCAAACAAAGGTTTGAATGTTTCCCGAAATTCTACAtatgcccaattagttgatctAATCTATTATGTTACTAATGTtgacaaatctatatataatttattgtttcaagccaagtataataCTCTGGGTATGGAtgtcaaattttcttatataactgatatcAAACAAAATGTGCATGTGGGCTTCTTTATACATGAAGTAGTGTTAGTCCACAACCGCACTTCACTGTGTGTATCTTTAGTAGAGAATTCACTACCTAGAAATCCCAcaaacccaactcaagaaagtgtagtgGTTCTAGAAATTCATGATCCTAATGTATTCACGAAATTTCAACAGCGAGAGGTTGTCTTTgaaactcaaaataatattgaagATGAACCATGTTTGCGTCTGAATGAGGGGATGATGATTAATTTCCTATTACCCAACCAAGTAGTGTTGCttgggttcctattacccaaccaAGCAGTCATTGGGTTGCTAGTACCAATCCAAGTAGTGCTTGGGTTGCTAGTACCAATTCAAGTAGTGCTTGGGTTCCTAGGATTGGGCTCCAACCAAGCTGCAGTGATTGAGTTGTTAGTAACATACCAAACAATGAAAATTTGATACTTGAGGCATTACCTTGCGAAATCGAAGTCAGttcgttgtttgagaataaaaaaacttCAATTGAGGTTACATAAATATGCAatggctaatcattttgaattcaaagtggcaAAGTCAAAAAAAGATATTGAGCGGTGAAATGTTTGGATCATAATTGCAAGTGAAGATTGCGTGCTGTGAAAGAAAAATcctcggaaatgtttgagattcggaaatttgtaaaagatcaTACATGTTCAATTGTGACGGGACGAGAGAATGAAAGACAAACATCATCATGGGTTATTGAGAAGTGTATGAAGaacaagtacatggaccatcactaTGACCACATgtctaagaaaataatggaagacatgcatagAAGTTTTGgaataaagatgagttataataaggcttgAAGGTCTAGAGAAAAGACTATAATGTCGGTGTGAGGACTGTAGATGATTCCTATGGTGAATTGTCATCATACCTCTACATGTTGGAGATgaataatccgggtaccataacagacatccagacgaATGAGCATGAccatttcaggtatatgttcatatCCCTAGGTCTCTCAATTAGGAGTTTCAGAACCAGTTTTCGTAATATATTGTGCGTTAATgttagttttcttaagcacaaggttggaggtcaaTTATTGGTGGTTATAGCATTGGATGcaaatgagcaactatatcctgttGTTTTTTGCGTCGTtaattcagagaataataactcctggacATATTTAATGCAACAACTAAGAGTGGAAATTGGATCAGTCTATAGGATCTCGTCTTCATATCCGATAGACACTCATGTATTGTCAATGCATTGTGCTTAGTTTTTCTAAAAGCATATCACggtgcatgcacataccacatcaaaatgaatataatgaccaaatttaaaaatgatcacTGCCACGCAGAATTTGAATTGCTTCTCGTGCATACACCATCCCAATGTTTAATCGatttttttgacaagatcaggaTTAAGGACCCTCGTATAGTTGTTTATTTAGTAGATATTGGGatggagagatggagtcgtgtcTTTTTCCCTagtaaacgatacaatcaaatgacaaacaATTacaccgagagttttaatagtcagagtagggaagctagaaagtatctTATATCAACCTTAGTtgactatttaagattcacaatacaacaatgatttcataatagaagagaaaaaacgGATAATCACAAAAACGTTTATctcaatattatgaaaaattctTACGTGAGCAAACTGAGAAGACCAGACTATATAACGTCAATtcacttaaccgattcgagtctTATGTGCATGACGGTGAATCTCATTTTAAAGTTAACTTACACGAAATGActtgtagttgtagggtatttgatgtatctggttTTCCTTGTACTCATGCCCTGACTGCTGCTCGTACACGAAAATTGGATCCTTATGACTTCTGCTCAAGGTAACAATTACTCACATGTTTAATCGTTATCTTTAATCTATCATGTTTAATCGTTATCCTTTTCAGATATTACTCAACTGAAATGTGGTTGCATGCATATGCAGAGACATGTTATCCTGTtagtgatgaagaagaatggGATATTCCGGAAATTATCAAACAATGCGTTTGCCTAAAACCACCTATTAAGGTGAAGAAAGGACGGCCAACAACAAATCGTAGGTCATCCCAATGTGAGACTCGTAAGGTCCAGAGACGATGCAGTTCATGTGGTGGTCAAGGTCAAAACAGAGCAACATGCAAATCAGTGATgtctgcaccatctactgcaagaaCATCATCTCAGCATCAGCCATCATCTCAACAGCATGTTGAATAATTCTATTTTCATGTGTGACATTTCCCTCGTTAAGATAATGTTGTATGAATAATTGTATTGTATGAAACATAATGTTCTAAGTTTACTTCAAACAGTGACTCTTAGTTTGGTGAAAACCTTTATATGGATGATAAGCATATTATTACAGTGTTATTATTTTGCCTTTTAGTGTTCAAAAACAAACAGTGACTCACGTatattgtaatatgcgtgagttatgttgtagtATGGTGTATCAATactcacgcatattacaacataactcacgtatattgtaatatgcgtgagttatgttgtagtATGGTGTATCAATactcacgcatattacaacataactcacgtatattgtaatatgcgtgagttatgttgtagtATGGTGTATCAATactcacgcatattacaacataactcacgtatattgtaatatgcgtgagttatgttgtagtATGGTGTATCAATactcacgcatattacaacataactcacgtatattgtaatatgcgtgagttatgttgtagtATGGTGTATCAATactcacgcatattacaacataactcacgtatattgtaatatgcgtgagttattTTGTAGTATGGTGTATCAATactcacgcatattacaacataactcacatatattataatatgcgtgagttatgttgtagtATGGTGTATCAATactcacgcatattacaacataactcacatatattataatatgcgtgagttatgttgtagtATGGTGTATCAATACTCACGCAATACTCACACATATTACAATATAACTCACATAACTCACGTATATTGTAATATGTGTGAGTTATGTTGTGGTATGGTGTATCAATactcacgcatattacaacataactcacgtatattgtaatatgcgtgagttatgttgtaatatggTGTATCAATAATCACgcatattacaacataactcacgtatattgtaatatgcgtgagttatgttgtagtATGGTGTATCAATACTCACGCATATTAAGAAGAAGCCAACACATATTATAATATTCGTAAGTTATGTTGTAATTTCCAAAGTTAATGATACacatattacaacataactcacgaaTATTAAACATATTGTAATATTTGTGAGTCATTGTTTATCTCTTTACAAATAGAAATAAGAACACTGTAAAATACATACAACCAAACTAAGAGCAACTGTTTGAAGTAAACTTGGAAAATAGAATTATtcatacaatataataaaattattcatacaacATTATCTTAGGAAAATGTCATGCCGCACATGAAAATCCAATGAATCATAACCGAGGAAGAGTTTGTTGGTAGGGTCTAATGGAAATCCAATTAAGCAATTTGCCCACAAGTTTGCTACAATGGATCTAATGGATAGGAGCCccctatccaataggtccattgaagcaaacttgtggaCAATTCTTAGCACATTATATTTCTATGAAACCTACCAGCAAACTCCTCCTCAGTAACTAAGAATATAACCTAGATATACTATAATCAACctagtgttcataatcactaactaagaaatcatcaaatcaaataacataaaataaacatacacTGGTAAAAaagtggtcaaaaccgagagtgaaaactctcggttttgaccctataactttcggtatagaccaaAATCCGAGAGTTAAGGTAACTGTCGCCATCCATCGGTATTGACTCcgtcgttaaaaataattgtgcgTTTACCGAAGGATATCCTATAGTTCTCGGGTTTTTTTCAAATGAGataaaccgagagttattagcttaaccttcggtttttccctttaaagaaaaactgagagttattgaattaaccttcggttttccatttgaagaaaaaccgagagttattagcttaaccttcggttttccctttgaagaaaacccgagagttattagtttaaccttcggttttattcctttaaagaaaaaccgagagttattagcttaaccttcggtttttccctttaaagaaaaaccgagagttattagtttaaccttcggtttttccctttaaagaaaaccGAGaattattagcttaaccttcggtttttccttttaaagaaaaaccgagagttattagcttaaccttcggtttttccctttaaagaaaaaccgagagttattagcttaa includes:
- the LOC124943966 gene encoding uncharacterized protein LOC124943966 is translated as MTCSCRVFDVSGFPCTHALTAARTRKLDPYDFCSRYYSTEMWLHAYAETCYPVSDEEEWDIPEIIKQCVCLKPPIKVKKGRPTTNRRSSQCETRKVQRRCSSCGGQGQNRATCKSVMSAPSTARTSSQHQPSSQQHVE